Proteins from a genomic interval of Coccinella septempunctata chromosome 2, icCocSept1.1, whole genome shotgun sequence:
- the LOC123307644 gene encoding uncharacterized protein LOC123307644 → MLLLKKKRENPFKDNRPGRHWYEGFLRRHPEITRRMTQNLVHSRATLTEVQIRNWFKELEQYFHDNNLTEILYDPRRIYNADESAFFLCPKGKKVLAMKGCRTVYNHTANDEKECITTLITGNAAGDLPPPMVMFAYERIPQSIVALMPDKWGLGKSESGWMTGESFFEYVSNIFHPWLIRNNIPLPVIFYVDGHKSHLTMHLSNFCSDNGIILISLFPNATHMLQPMDVGVFHPLKNGWKNAVARFRVENNKQKIRKENFAPLLATTIKEVLNVRILQNAFRTCGLFPFNANAINYSKLVSADVSQPELADNDNYPSKTNEIIGFTEQHLKFIESFIEKQKLVEFETCLSKQEEWTGNIKDDNLYILWKKLKNTVNGNSINTHQEEQEIGNLPDNTLVLEGDWIEEILNASNQIEEVEMEIAETSVTSGIDENGSVSPTEYNAAVSNAEGQEKAKREQERGTSMHVNSSNFESVNECSEELPITNQAGMAEPRKHADPDQGMEKSPEQIEKTSTSSLPFQVPSPFKSILFWPENKRTENKKTTIVKVPSVATSEQWKAYYKKKQEAKEKKEEEKENRKRQRLEKLKNKQTKTNKSYLNKYHDGKTEEIATSSSETTNNTKSNKDRNFKVGDYVVVDYLDIKFPGVIEELQKGKAFVSVMTQSGNNWKWPLKKDILWYDFDEIYEKIEEPVLCNKRGIFTVGEMKKFQSV, encoded by the exons ATGTTGCTACTCAAGAAGAAAAGAGAGAATCCGTTCAAAGACAATCGTCCTGGAAGGCATTGGTATGAAGGTTTTCTTCGCCGACATCCGGAAATCACAAGAAGAATGACGCAAAACCTCGTTCATTCTAGAGCCACATTAACTGAAGTTCAAATCAGAAACTGGTTCAAGGAACTGGAACAATATTTCCATGATAATAATCTGACCGAAATTCTTTATGATCCACGAAGAATTTATAATGCTGATGAAAGTGCGTTCTTCCTTTGTCCAAAGGGAAAAAAAGTACTGGCAATGAAGGGCTGCAGAACAGTTTACAACCATACTGCCAATGATGAGAAAGAATGCATAACAACACTCATCACAG gAAACGCAGCTGGAGATTTGCCTCCTCCAATGGTCATGTTTGCCTATGAACGCATTCCTCAGAGCATAGTAGCACTAATGCCTGATAAATGGGGCTTAGGGAAATCTGAATCAGGCTGGATGACCGGCGAGAGTTTTTTTGAATACGTCTCCAATATATTCCATCCCTGGCTCATAAGGAACAATATACCATTACCAGTTATATTTTATGTGGATGGGCATAAATCACATTTGACGATGCATCTAAGTAATTTCTGCTCTGACAATGGAATAATTCTCATAAGCTTATTTCCAAATGCAACACATATGCTTCAGCCAATGGACGTAGGTGTTTTTCATCCATTGAAAAATGGCTGGAAAAATGCAGTCGCAAGATTCAGAGTGGAGAACAACAAGCAAAAAATCAGGAAAGAAAACTTCGCACCACTACTGGCGACTACCATTAAAGAAGTTCTCAATGTTAGGATATTACAGAATGCATTCCGAACATGTGGTTTGTTTCCATTCAATGCGAATGCTATAAATTATTCTAAATTGGTTTCTGCTGATGTAAGTCAACCTGAGCTAGCTGACAATGATAACTACCCTAGTAAAACCAACGAGATTATCGGCTTTACTGAACAACATCTGAAATTCATCGAAAGCTTCATAGAAAAACAAAAACTAGTGGAATTTGAAACTTGTCTATCCAAACAGGAAGAATGGACAGGCAACATTAAGGATGATAATCTCTACATTTTGTGGAAGAAACTGAAAAACACCGTTAATGGGAATTCTATAAATACTCACCAGGAAGAGCAAGAAATAGGTAACTTACCTGACAATACCCTTGTTTTAGAAGGAGATTGGATTGAAGAGATATTGAATGCTAGTAATCAAATTGAAGAAGTGGAAATGGAAATTGCCGAAACTTCCGTTACATCAGGAATTGACGAAAATGGATCAGTTTCACCAACAGAATATAATGCAGCAGTTAGCAATGCTGAAGGTCAAGAAAAAGCCAAGAGAGAGCAAGAGAGAGGAACCAGTATGCATGTTAACTCTTCCAATTTCGAAAGTGTGAATGAGTGCTCCGAAGAGCTGCCTATTACGAACCAGGCAGGAATGGCAGAACCTAGAAAACATGCAGATCCTGATCAAGGAATGGAAAAATCTCcagaacaaattgaaaaaacgtcTACCAGTAGCTTACCATTTCAGGTACCATCTCCGTTTAAATCTATTCTATTTTGGCCCGAAAAtaaaagaactgaaaataagaaaacgACCATAGTAAAAGTTCCAAGTGTTGCGACTTCGGAACAATGGAAAGCCTATTATAAAAAGAAGCAAGAAGctaaagaaaaaaaggaagaagagaaagaaaatCGTAAACGACAAAGACTAGAGAAGTTGAAGAATAAGCAAACGAAGACGAATAAAAGTTACTTAAATAAATATCACGATGGCAAAACCGAAGAAATAGCAACCAGTTCATCAGAAACTACAAATAATACTAAATCAAATAAAGATAGAAATTTCAAGGTTGGAGATTACGTGGTTGTGGATTATCTGGATATAAAATTTCCTGGGGTGATTGAGGAACTTCAAAAAGGAAAAGCATTTGTGAGCGTGATGACACAGAGTGGAAATAATTGGAAGTGGCCATTAAAAAAAGATATTTTGTGGtacgattttgatgaaatttatgaaaaaattgaggaacCGGTTCTATGTAACAAACGTGGAATTTTCACTGTTGGAGAAATGAAAAAGTTCCAAAGTGTCTGA